The proteins below come from a single Mycobacterium parmense genomic window:
- a CDS encoding cytochrome P450: MTSLDGGLGLALFDDRFIQDPHPLYEQMHQSGHVHRIGESGFYAVSSWDAVNEAVARCADFSSNLTATMMYQPGGAVTTFQVGELGGPTQALATADEPAHSFHRKMLLPQLAAKRIRGFEPFIADTAARIWDDQAEAGRIEWMGAMANRLPMMIVGRIIGVPDAHVDKLIRWGYAATQVVEGLVTQAQLDAAGVAVMELGGYIAEQFQRAVSDPGDNLLGDLATACASGRLDDLPALAMMITLFSAGGESTASLIGSAAWVLATQPEIQHQLRDHPELLGPFLEEVLRYEPPFRGHYRHVVNDTELCGVELPAGSRLLLLWGAANRDPSHFDDPQRFLLDRPAGKGHITFGKGIHFCVGAALARLEATIVLGLLLERTTNITATEVGAWLPSLLVRRLERLRLAYR; the protein is encoded by the coding sequence ATGACGTCGCTAGATGGTGGCCTCGGCCTCGCGCTGTTCGACGATCGGTTCATCCAGGACCCCCACCCGTTGTACGAGCAGATGCACCAGAGCGGGCACGTCCACCGCATCGGGGAGTCGGGCTTCTACGCGGTGAGCAGTTGGGACGCCGTCAACGAGGCGGTCGCGCGCTGCGCGGACTTCTCGTCGAACCTGACTGCGACCATGATGTATCAACCCGGCGGCGCGGTCACCACGTTCCAGGTCGGAGAGCTCGGTGGACCCACCCAGGCGTTGGCGACCGCCGACGAACCGGCACATTCGTTTCACCGCAAGATGCTGCTGCCGCAACTGGCAGCCAAGCGCATCCGCGGCTTCGAACCGTTCATCGCCGACACCGCCGCCCGCATCTGGGACGACCAGGCCGAGGCCGGGCGCATCGAATGGATGGGTGCGATGGCCAATCGGCTGCCCATGATGATCGTCGGGAGGATCATCGGCGTGCCCGACGCCCACGTCGACAAGCTCATCCGGTGGGGTTATGCCGCCACCCAGGTGGTCGAAGGTCTGGTGACCCAAGCCCAGCTGGATGCGGCCGGTGTCGCGGTGATGGAGCTCGGCGGCTACATCGCCGAGCAGTTCCAGCGCGCGGTGAGCGACCCCGGGGACAATCTGCTGGGTGACCTCGCCACCGCCTGCGCCTCGGGCCGGCTCGACGACCTGCCCGCGCTGGCCATGATGATCACGCTCTTCAGTGCGGGCGGCGAGTCCACGGCCAGCCTGATCGGTTCGGCGGCTTGGGTTCTGGCGACCCAGCCCGAGATTCAGCACCAGCTGCGCGACCACCCCGAACTGCTCGGGCCGTTTCTCGAGGAGGTGCTGCGCTACGAGCCGCCCTTCCGCGGGCACTACCGGCACGTCGTCAACGACACCGAATTGTGCGGCGTCGAATTGCCGGCCGGCTCGCGACTGTTGCTGCTGTGGGGAGCGGCCAATCGGGATCCGTCGCACTTCGACGATCCGCAGCGGTTTCTGCTCGACAGGCCGGCGGGCAAGGGACACATCACCTTTGGGAAGGGCATCCACTTCTGTGTCGGAGCCGCGCTCGCCCGCCTGGAGGCGACCATCGTGCTGGGCCTGCTCCTCGAACGTACGACGAACATCACCGCCACCGAGGTGGGAGCCTGGCTGCCCAGCCTGCTGGTGCGACGCCTGGAACGGCTGCGGCTCGCTTACCGGTGA
- a CDS encoding DUF732 domain-containing protein, with product MAAHGTCGRLLRTGLLGGSLLAAGVILAGPAGADDASFLNDMHSAGIHAVNGGDPELLQMGRDLCQQLSWGASPQQLEGLAIQRSDADQGTGGINGRQAADVVIYTMRDLCPTA from the coding sequence ATGGCGGCACACGGAACCTGCGGGCGGCTTTTGCGCACCGGGCTGTTGGGGGGCTCACTTCTGGCGGCCGGGGTCATCCTGGCCGGTCCGGCGGGCGCCGACGACGCCTCGTTCCTCAACGACATGCACAGCGCCGGCATCCACGCCGTCAACGGCGGCGACCCGGAGCTGTTGCAGATGGGCAGGGACCTGTGCCAGCAGCTGTCGTGGGGCGCCTCTCCGCAACAGCTCGAGGGCCTGGCGATCCAACGCTCGGACGCCGACCAGGGGACCGGCGGCATCAACGGCCGGCAGGCCGCCGACGTCGTCATCTACACGATGCGCGATCTCTGCCCCACCGCGTAG